The region CCGCCGCGCGGACGCGGTCCTGCTGGGCGCGGTGGGCGGCCCTGAATGGGACGGCCTGCCGCCTGACAGGCGGCCCGAAGCCGGCTTGCTTGCCCTGCGCCGGGAGCTGCGCCTGTACGCCAACCTGCGCCCGGTGCGCGCATTCTGCGGCGTTGCCGCCGCGTCGCCACTCCGTCCCGAGAAGTTGGAGGGAACCGACTTCCTGATCGTTAGGGAACTCACCGGCGGGCTCTACTTCGGCGAGCCCCGCGGCCGGACCATCACGGACGGCCGGAGAGCAGCGGTGGATTCGCTCGTCTACTCCGAGGAGGAAGTCCGCCGCGTCGCCCGGGTCGCGTTCGAGGCCGCCCGGTTGCGTCGCGGCCATGTCACCTCGGTGGACAAGGCCAACGTGCTGCACTCCTCACAGCTCTGGCGCGAGGTGGTGTGCGAGGTTGCCCTGGACTACCCGGACGTGACGCTGGACCACATGCTGGTGGACAGCGCCGCCATGCAAATGGTGCGCGGGCCAGCGGCGTTCGACGTGCTCGTGACGGAGAGCATGTTCGGCGACATCCTGAGCGACCTGGGTGCGGGGCTGGTGGGATCGCTCGGCCTCCTGCCCTCGGCCAGCCTGGGCGCCGAAGGACCATCGCTCTACGAGCCGGTGCACGGCACCGCTCCGGACATCGCGGGGCGCGGGCTTGCCAACCCCTCCGGCGCCATCCTGAGCGCGGCGCTGTTGCTCCGATACGCGCTGGGCCTGGCCGAGGAGGCTGCCCTTGTCGAGACGGCCGTGGAACGCGCTCTGGCCGGCGGAGCCAGGACGGCCGACTTGGCCGGCGGCGGCCCTGCTCTTTCCACGGCCGGCTTTGGCGATCGAGTGATCGCCCTGCTGAGCTGAGGGTGCTCCTCGTCGTCTTGCGCCGGCAGGTTGCGGGAACACCCCTCGCGAACGGTTCGGCATCCGGCACCCCGGGAGGCTACCGTGCGGAACCGGCTGGGAACGGTTTCCATGTTTCTTGTCCTCAGCGGCGTGCTCGCCGGCTGCCAGACGCCGCGGCCCTCGGGGACCGACCGGCCGCAGGCAACGCAGGGCCCGGCGTGGCTGCCTGAGGGCGCAAGAGCCAAAGAGGTCGTGCACGCCGACCTAACCGGCGACGGGCGCGACGAGATCATCGCGACCATAACGTTTCCGACCGCTGACCGCAAGCCACCTGCGGCGATGGTGTTTGCCACGGACAAGGGCGGGCGCTACACGCAGATGCTGCGGCGCAACGTCGCCGGTGATCGTTGGCTTCCCATCCAGATAGGGCGCCCGGCCGAAGAGGCGCCGCTGGCCGCGGTGCTCGCCACTCAGTCCGGTTCAGGAGGATTCCTCGGCTACATCGTAGTGCAGCAGCGTTCAGGACGGCTGGGCGTCACCCTGGAGAAGGAGGGTCTGTTCTCTGGGGGAGTCAGATTCGTTCCCGAAGGGCTGCTGGAGTCAGCCGGCGACACAGACCGGCTGTACAGGTGGGAACCTGATGGTTGGCAGGCCGAGGACCTCGGCAGCCAGTACCTTCCGCCTGTGCCCGCTGGGACCCTGATCGTCTCGTACACGGTGGATCCCGCACGCGGGCCGCGTGCCGACGGTCCGCGCGCGATCCGGGCCCGCGTGGGGCAGTACCTCTTCCTCAGGCGCGTGAATCGAGGAGAGCCCTCGCGTATCCAGTTCTCAGGTGGCGCGGATTCCATCTCGATTCAGCCCGATGGGCTGATTGCGCTCCTGCAGGCCGACCAGATCGAGATTCACATCGAAGGCCCGGCCTACAGTGGACGCACGCTGACGCTCCTGCTGCGGATCGATCGCTAGGCACCGCGCGCGGAGGCGCATGCGGGTCACGACGCGCGTTGACACTCACTGGGGTCGGGCATAGAATGGTTCTCGGCGGGAGTGCAATTCCCTCGCGGGGGCGTGGTGTAGCCTGGTTCAACACACCTGCCTGTCACGCAGGAGACCGCGGGTTCAAATCCCGTCGCTCCCGCCACCTCACTTCCCCCTCTAGCAGATGCCACGTGTAGTGGTTGCCGGGGCGTCGGGTCCAATTGGTCGGGCGTTGGTCCGCACCCTGCTCGAGCAGGGTGCGGCGGTCTGCCGGCTCGTGCGGCGCCCCCAGGCAGGACCCGGCGAGGTGACCTGGGATCCGGAGGCCGGCACGCTCGATCCCCGCGCCTTCGACGGCGCTGACGCCGTGGTGAACCTTGCCGGACGCAGCATCGCATCCCTTCGCTGGACAGCTGCGGTGCGAAGAGAGATCCTCGACAGCCGCGTCCGATCCACGCGCCTGCTGGTTGACGCCATCCGCAATGCTTCGGTCGCCCCTCCTGTCTTGGTCTCGGCCTCTGCGACCGGATACTACGGGGACCGGGACGATGAGGTGCTGGACGAATCGTCCTCACCGGGCCACGGCTTCCTGGCCGACATCGCCCAGGCCTGGGAAGCCGAGGCGCGGCGCGCGACACGCGCAGGTACGCGTGTCGTGTGCGCCCGATTCGGCATCGTTCTCTCGCGCGATGGCGGCTTGCTGAGAGCCATGCGCCCCCTGTTCCGCGCATGGCTCGGCGGGCCGCTGGGAGGCGGGCGGCAGTGGTGGAGCTGGATTCACGTTGACGATGCAGCGGCCGCTCTCTCGGCAGCGATGCGGATCGCGTCGCTGGAAGGGCCCGTGAACGTCGTATCACCCTCGCCGGTCACGAACCGGGAGTTTGCCCGTGCCCTGGGAGCTGCGCTGGGACGCCCGGCCGCCCTGCGTGTGCCGGCGTTTGCGCTGCGCTTGTCGTTTGGCCAGGTGGCCGATGAGATGATGCTGGCCAGCCAGAGGGCAGTTCCCGCCAAGCTCCAGGCGCACGGATTCCGGTTCCGGTGGCCCGGACTGGAACCGGCACTGTGCGATCTTCTCTCCGGACCGCCGGGAGCAAGTTCTTGACATGCAGGGACAGGCAATCATAGACCAGAGAGCCATTCCCGCGCCGATCTTCCTTGCGATTGTGGCGCTCCTCCTGGTCGGATGCGCTCGGGGGGAGACCGCGCCATCACATCTTGCCTTCGTAGAGGTCAAGAGAAGCGGCACCGGCGG is a window of Armatimonadota bacterium DNA encoding:
- the leuB gene encoding 3-isopropylmalate dehydrogenase — translated: MQARIVVLSGDGIGPEVTAEAVKVLRAAAQARGHAFAFEEAPFGAAALAAGHSPLPTATLEACRRADAVLLGAVGGPEWDGLPPDRRPEAGLLALRRELRLYANLRPVRAFCGVAAASPLRPEKLEGTDFLIVRELTGGLYFGEPRGRTITDGRRAAVDSLVYSEEEVRRVARVAFEAARLRRGHVTSVDKANVLHSSQLWREVVCEVALDYPDVTLDHMLVDSAAMQMVRGPAAFDVLVTESMFGDILSDLGAGLVGSLGLLPSASLGAEGPSLYEPVHGTAPDIAGRGLANPSGAILSAALLLRYALGLAEEAALVETAVERALAGGARTADLAGGGPALSTAGFGDRVIALLS
- a CDS encoding TIGR01777 family protein; translation: MPRVVVAGASGPIGRALVRTLLEQGAAVCRLVRRPQAGPGEVTWDPEAGTLDPRAFDGADAVVNLAGRSIASLRWTAAVRREILDSRVRSTRLLVDAIRNASVAPPVLVSASATGYYGDRDDEVLDESSSPGHGFLADIAQAWEAEARRATRAGTRVVCARFGIVLSRDGGLLRAMRPLFRAWLGGPLGGGRQWWSWIHVDDAAAALSAAMRIASLEGPVNVVSPSPVTNREFARALGAALGRPAALRVPAFALRLSFGQVADEMMLASQRAVPAKLQAHGFRFRWPGLEPALCDLLSGPPGASS